One Halalkalicoccus tibetensis genomic region harbors:
- a CDS encoding TenA family protein, protein MSDSEAFDGEGRFSDWLRERSEPAWEEATRHRFVEELGDDTIDDAVFERYLVQDYAFLELGARTTALAVSQAPSMDEMARLSEQLSVLTGSENDYFERAFAELGVPENEWRKPELEGVTRAFTDFMLRAAHEGSYAESLSTTLAAEWVYLEWARHVADREPERWYLDEWIEIHVVDEFEEYVEWLRGELDDHGPELSPRRQRRVAELFERTVDLEVAFFDMAYDIES, encoded by the coding sequence ATGAGCGACTCCGAAGCGTTCGACGGCGAGGGCCGGTTCAGCGACTGGCTCCGCGAGCGTTCCGAACCCGCCTGGGAGGAGGCGACCCGCCACCGCTTCGTCGAGGAGCTCGGCGACGACACCATCGACGACGCGGTCTTCGAGCGCTACCTCGTCCAGGACTACGCGTTCCTCGAACTCGGCGCGCGGACGACCGCACTCGCGGTCAGCCAGGCGCCGTCGATGGACGAGATGGCGCGGTTGAGCGAGCAGCTCTCAGTGCTCACCGGCAGCGAGAACGACTACTTCGAGCGGGCGTTCGCGGAGCTGGGGGTGCCCGAGAACGAGTGGCGCAAGCCCGAGCTCGAAGGGGTGACCCGCGCATTCACCGACTTCATGCTCCGGGCGGCCCACGAGGGGAGTTATGCAGAGAGCCTCTCCACCACTCTCGCCGCCGAGTGGGTCTATCTCGAGTGGGCGCGCCACGTCGCCGACCGCGAGCCCGAGCGCTGGTATCTCGACGAATGGATCGAGATCCACGTCGTAGACGAGTTCGAGGAGTACGTGGAATGGCTCCGCGGGGAGCTCGACGACCACGGGCCGGAGCTCTCCCCGCGCCGACAGCGACGGGTGGCCGAGCTCTTCGAGCGGACGGTCGACCTCGAGGTCGCGTTCTTCGACATGGCCTACGACATCGAGTCCTGA
- a CDS encoding GNAT family N-acetyltransferase produces the protein MIREARETEVDDVMRVLEGALLEIEPGKVRQAIARGDALVASENGHVRGALVLEGTHVAAVAVVRRHRANGIGSALVRRAAERGPLTTEFRPAVRPFYESLGFAVECEESGAGEESDGMDSEKRCRGRLPAQDSMS, from the coding sequence ATGATCCGCGAGGCCCGCGAAACGGAGGTAGACGACGTCATGCGAGTACTCGAAGGGGCACTGCTGGAGATCGAGCCCGGGAAGGTGCGTCAGGCGATCGCGCGGGGCGACGCGCTGGTCGCGAGCGAGAATGGACACGTCCGCGGCGCGCTCGTCCTCGAGGGAACCCACGTCGCAGCGGTCGCGGTGGTCCGACGCCACCGGGCGAACGGAATCGGTTCGGCCCTCGTGAGACGCGCCGCCGAGCGCGGCCCGCTCACCACGGAGTTCCGCCCCGCCGTCCGTCCCTTCTACGAGTCGCTGGGGTTTGCGGTCGAGTGTGAGGAGAGTGGAGCAGGCGAGGAAAGCGATGGGATGGATAGCGAGAAACGGTGTCGGGGCCGGCTGCCCGCTCAGGACTCGATGTCGTAG
- the samp2 gene encoding ubiquitin-like small modifier protein SAMP2, whose product MDVTVEVVGEDTYDLSLPEPTYADLLSELDLSPHEVSVMVDGRPVPEDQPADAQQVQVLRLIKGG is encoded by the coding sequence ATGGACGTCACCGTCGAGGTCGTCGGCGAGGACACGTACGACCTCAGCCTCCCGGAGCCCACCTACGCGGATCTCCTCTCCGAGCTCGACCTGAGCCCCCACGAGGTGAGCGTCATGGTCGACGGCCGGCCCGTCCCCGAGGACCAGCCCGCCGACGCGCAGCAAGTGCAGGTCCTGCGACTGATCAAGGGCGGATGA
- a CDS encoding polymer-forming cytoskeletal protein, translated as MRRVLALMAVVVVVLSLFSGVAAAQETRTGEAVIVGEDETVDGDLRAFGGTVVVQGTVDGDLTAFGGDVLIEGEVTDDAEAFAGNVRVAGDVGGEVGAAAGNVTIGEGASVGALSAAGGNVAIEGEVVGDVEAAAGSVSLGPEAAVGGDLSYGGELNQHPDAEVAGSVSEESTSGPVPGPIGELPAPPTWLGPLYWLLVNLVLGAILLAAFPWFSGDLARTAREAAPKSGGVGALALVGIPIALGLVAVTVVGIPLSLAGFLLFLVLLWVGSVYGRFALGAWLLSLADAENRWVALVVGLVVVALVGSIPFLGGLVELLVLLLGLGALVLVLYGRYDDARAREPSATA; from the coding sequence ATGAGACGGGTGCTCGCGCTGATGGCGGTCGTGGTGGTCGTGCTCTCGCTGTTCTCCGGCGTCGCCGCTGCCCAGGAGACGCGAACGGGCGAGGCCGTCATCGTCGGGGAAGACGAGACCGTCGACGGCGACCTGAGGGCCTTCGGGGGCACGGTCGTCGTTCAGGGAACGGTCGACGGCGACCTGACCGCCTTCGGGGGCGACGTGCTGATCGAAGGCGAGGTGACCGACGACGCCGAGGCGTTCGCGGGCAACGTCCGTGTGGCCGGCGACGTGGGCGGCGAGGTCGGTGCCGCGGCCGGCAACGTCACGATCGGGGAGGGCGCGAGCGTCGGCGCGCTCTCGGCGGCGGGCGGCAACGTCGCGATCGAGGGCGAGGTGGTCGGCGACGTCGAGGCCGCGGCGGGCAGCGTCAGCCTGGGCCCCGAGGCGGCGGTCGGCGGCGACCTGAGCTACGGTGGGGAGCTGAACCAGCATCCCGACGCGGAGGTCGCCGGGAGCGTGAGCGAGGAGTCGACCTCCGGGCCCGTCCCGGGACCGATCGGCGAGCTGCCCGCCCCGCCGACGTGGCTGGGGCCGCTCTACTGGCTGCTGGTCAACCTCGTGCTGGGCGCGATCCTGCTCGCGGCCTTCCCCTGGTTTTCGGGGGACCTCGCGCGCACCGCGCGGGAGGCGGCGCCCAAGAGCGGCGGCGTCGGCGCCCTCGCGCTCGTGGGGATCCCGATCGCGCTCGGGCTCGTCGCGGTCACCGTCGTCGGCATCCCGCTCTCGTTGGCCGGCTTCCTCCTCTTCCTCGTCCTGCTGTGGGTCGGGTCGGTCTACGGCCGGTTCGCGCTCGGGGCGTGGCTGCTCTCGCTCGCGGACGCCGAGAACCGCTGGGTCGCGCTGGTCGTCGGGCTGGTCGTCGTCGCACTGGTAGGATCGATCCCGTTCCTCGGCGGGCTCGTCGAGCTCCTCGTCCTCCTCCTCGGGCTCGGCGCGCTCGTTCTCGTGCTGTACGGCCGATACGACGACGCACGGGCCCGCGAGCCGTCCGCGACAGCCTGA
- a CDS encoding replication factor C small subunit, which yields MSESEAGGAAGPGREEIWVEKYRPDTLEEVIGQEEITDRLKRYVERDDLPNLLFSGSAGIGKTTCATAIAREVYGDDWRDNFLELNASDDRGIDVVRGRIKEFARASFGGYNYRIIFLDEADSLTSDAQSALRRTMEQFSSNTRFILSCNYSSKIIDPIQSRCAVFRFSPISDEAVGERIREIAHTERIELTDGGVEALVYAADGDMRRAVNSLQAAAVMGETVDEDAVYTITATARPAEIEAMVTSALEGDFTGARATLDDLVSNKGLSGGDIIDQLHRSVWDLGLSDREAVRTLDRIGETDYRITEGANEKIQLEAFLASLALADES from the coding sequence ATGAGCGAGAGCGAGGCTGGCGGCGCCGCGGGACCCGGCCGCGAGGAGATCTGGGTCGAGAAGTACCGGCCCGATACCCTGGAGGAGGTGATCGGCCAGGAGGAGATCACCGACCGGCTGAAGCGCTACGTCGAGCGCGACGACCTGCCCAACCTGCTGTTCTCGGGCTCCGCCGGCATCGGCAAGACCACGTGTGCGACCGCCATCGCCCGCGAGGTCTACGGCGACGACTGGCGGGACAACTTCCTCGAGTTGAACGCCTCCGACGACCGCGGGATCGACGTCGTGCGGGGCCGGATCAAGGAGTTCGCGCGCGCGAGCTTCGGCGGCTACAACTACCGAATCATCTTCCTCGACGAGGCCGACTCGCTGACCTCTGACGCCCAGTCCGCTCTCAGGAGAACGATGGAACAGTTCTCCTCGAACACGCGGTTCATCCTCTCGTGTAACTACTCCTCGAAGATCATCGACCCGATCCAGTCGCGCTGTGCCGTCTTCCGGTTCTCGCCGATCTCCGACGAGGCCGTCGGCGAGCGGATCCGCGAGATCGCCCACACCGAGCGGATCGAGCTCACCGACGGGGGCGTCGAGGCGCTGGTCTACGCCGCGGACGGCGACATGCGCCGGGCGGTGAACTCCCTGCAGGCCGCCGCGGTCATGGGCGAGACCGTCGACGAGGACGCCGTCTACACGATCACCGCCACCGCCCGCCCCGCGGAGATCGAGGCGATGGTCACGAGCGCGCTGGAGGGCGACTTCACGGGCGCCCGCGCCACCCTCGACGACCTCGTCTCGAACAAGGGGCTCTCGGGCGGGGACATCATCGACCAACTGCATCGCTCGGTCTGGGACCTCGGGCTCAGCGACCGCGAGGCGGTGCGCACCCTCGATCGGATCGGCGAGACCGACTATCGCATCACGGAGGGCGCGAACGAGAAGATCCAGCTGGAGGCGTTTCTGGCCTCGCTCGCGCTCGCCGACGAGAGCTGA
- a CDS encoding acylphosphatase: MPESRVHVFIEGNVQDVHFRDNAHETARAHDLTGWIRNLDDGRVEGVFEGSEEDVEAMLEWCRTGPIKAEVEDVEVEIGNPQGDLEDFEKR, from the coding sequence ATGCCAGAATCCCGAGTCCACGTGTTCATCGAGGGGAACGTCCAGGACGTCCACTTCCGGGACAACGCCCACGAGACCGCCCGCGCCCACGACCTCACCGGCTGGATCCGCAACCTCGACGACGGCCGCGTCGAGGGGGTCTTCGAGGGCAGCGAGGAGGACGTCGAAGCGATGCTCGAGTGGTGTCGGACGGGCCCGATCAAGGCCGAGGTCGAGGACGTCGAGGTCGAGATCGGGAACCCACAGGGCGACCTCGAGGACTTCGAGAAACGCTGA
- a CDS encoding ferritin-like domain-containing protein — translation MTVENTEDLFVEGLQHIYYTEQRLLDALEELESTSSTEELQSGFSEHRSETEEQIERLEQVFEAVGQEPEAAEDPVIEGMIEAHEEFVEQEPSDGALDRFNIAAGQKSEHYEIACYGNLTPLADQLGLDEAADLLEQNMREEQEELDTLAEMGEEFDYGRIEA, via the coding sequence ATGACTGTCGAGAACACCGAGGACCTGTTCGTCGAGGGGCTACAGCACATCTACTACACCGAGCAGCGGCTGCTCGACGCGCTCGAGGAGCTCGAGAGCACCTCCAGTACGGAGGAGCTCCAGAGCGGCTTCTCGGAGCACCGCTCGGAGACCGAGGAGCAGATCGAGCGCCTCGAGCAGGTCTTCGAGGCCGTCGGCCAGGAGCCCGAGGCCGCCGAGGACCCCGTCATCGAGGGGATGATCGAGGCTCACGAGGAGTTCGTCGAGCAGGAGCCGAGCGACGGCGCGCTCGACCGGTTCAACATCGCCGCGGGCCAGAAGTCCGAGCACTACGAGATCGCCTGCTACGGCAACCTCACGCCGCTGGCCGACCAGCTCGGCCTGGACGAGGCCGCCGACCTCCTCGAGCAGAACATGCGCGAGGAGCAAGAGGAGCTCGACACCCTCGCGGAGATGGGCGAGGAGTTCGACTACGGCCGCATCGAGGCGTAG
- the alaS gene encoding alanine--tRNA ligase, which yields MSALEAEYRLEYFEENDFVRRECPECGAHFWTRDHEQELCGEPPCVDYSFIDNPGFEGEYSLEEMRENFLSFFEEQDHERVEPYPVAANRWRDDVLLTQASIYDFQPLVTSGKTPPPANPLTISQPCIRMQDIDNVGKTGRHTMAFEMMAHHAFNTQEDVDPDEYAYYGEVYWKDRTVEYCDEFFTSLGADPEEITYIEDPWVGGGNAGPAIEVIYRGVELATLVFMCMEQDPEGDYELKDGNRYSYMDTYIVDTGYGLERWTWVSQGTPTVYEAIYPEMIEFLTDNAGITHTEEEAALLHEASKLAGHMDIDEAEDMESARGEIAAGVGVDADELEALMEPMEAVYAIADHCRTLAYMLGDGIVPSNVATGYLARMVLRRTKRLCDTVGVDAPLDELVDMQAERLGYENRDTVRDIVRTEVEKYRETLERGGRRVEGLAEEYAERGEPIPTEELLELYDSHGIQPDMVEEIATEAGARVEVPDDFYSLVAGRHDAGEAMRDVEERDERAADLPDTEKLYYDDSVGTDFEAVILDVIERAEGYDVVLDQTMFYPEGGGQPADHGTLSTDDGSYEVRDVQEREGVVLHRVDEEPEKGAFVRGRIDPERRRSLMRHHTATHIVGHATREVLGEHIRQAGAQKGTDSARLDVRHYDRVGREQVIEIERVANELVTDDVSVTEEWPHRNEAEAEHGFDLYQGGIPPGERIRLIHVAEDVQACGGTHVSRTGEIGAIKVLSTERVQDGVERLTFAAGDAAIRATQRTEDALYEAAEVLDVSPEEVPDTAERFFEEWKARGKEIEALTEELAELRAGEGEEVDVGGATAVIQRMDADSDELRATANALASEGKVAVLGSGASGAQFVVAAPEGTGINAGEVVGELAATVGGGGGGPADFAQGGGPDTDKLDEALESAPEVLRRVRNA from the coding sequence ATGAGTGCGCTCGAAGCCGAATACCGCCTCGAGTATTTCGAGGAGAACGACTTCGTCAGGCGGGAGTGTCCGGAGTGTGGGGCCCACTTCTGGACGCGCGATCACGAGCAGGAGCTCTGTGGGGAGCCGCCGTGTGTCGACTACTCCTTCATCGACAACCCGGGGTTCGAGGGGGAGTACTCGCTGGAGGAGATGCGCGAGAACTTCCTCTCCTTTTTCGAGGAACAGGACCACGAGCGGGTCGAGCCCTACCCGGTCGCCGCGAACCGCTGGCGCGACGACGTCCTGCTGACCCAGGCGTCGATCTACGACTTCCAGCCGCTGGTGACGAGCGGGAAGACGCCCCCGCCGGCCAATCCCCTCACCATCTCCCAGCCCTGCATCCGGATGCAGGACATCGACAACGTCGGGAAGACGGGCCGGCACACGATGGCCTTCGAGATGATGGCCCATCACGCCTTTAACACCCAGGAGGACGTCGATCCCGACGAGTACGCCTATTATGGGGAAGTCTACTGGAAGGACCGGACGGTGGAGTACTGCGACGAGTTCTTCACCTCCCTGGGTGCCGATCCCGAGGAGATCACCTACATCGAGGACCCGTGGGTCGGCGGCGGCAACGCCGGCCCCGCCATCGAGGTCATCTACCGCGGCGTCGAGCTCGCCACCCTCGTCTTCATGTGCATGGAGCAGGACCCCGAGGGCGACTACGAGCTCAAGGACGGCAACCGCTACTCCTACATGGACACCTACATCGTTGACACGGGCTACGGGCTCGAACGCTGGACCTGGGTGTCCCAGGGAACTCCTACTGTGTACGAGGCGATCTACCCCGAGATGATAGAGTTCCTGACCGACAACGCCGGGATCACCCACACCGAGGAGGAGGCCGCCCTGCTCCACGAGGCCTCGAAGCTCGCGGGCCACATGGACATCGACGAGGCGGAGGACATGGAGAGCGCCCGCGGGGAGATCGCGGCGGGCGTCGGCGTCGACGCCGACGAGCTCGAGGCGCTGATGGAGCCGATGGAGGCGGTCTACGCCATCGCCGACCACTGCCGAACCCTCGCATACATGCTCGGCGACGGGATCGTCCCCTCGAACGTCGCGACGGGCTATCTCGCGCGGATGGTCCTCCGTCGCACGAAACGCCTCTGTGATACTGTCGGAGTGGACGCCCCGCTCGACGAGCTCGTCGACATGCAGGCCGAACGGCTGGGCTACGAGAACCGCGACACCGTCCGCGACATCGTGCGCACGGAGGTCGAGAAATATAGGGAAACGCTCGAACGTGGCGGCCGGCGCGTCGAGGGGCTCGCCGAGGAGTACGCCGAGCGCGGCGAGCCGATTCCGACCGAGGAGCTGCTCGAACTGTACGATTCGCACGGGATCCAGCCCGATATGGTCGAGGAGATCGCGACGGAGGCCGGCGCTCGCGTCGAGGTGCCCGACGACTTCTACAGCCTGGTCGCGGGCCGCCATGACGCGGGCGAGGCGATGCGCGACGTCGAGGAGCGCGACGAGCGCGCCGCCGACCTCCCCGACACGGAGAAGCTCTACTACGACGACTCGGTGGGTACCGACTTCGAGGCGGTGATCCTCGACGTGATCGAGCGCGCGGAGGGCTACGACGTCGTCCTCGACCAGACGATGTTCTACCCCGAGGGCGGGGGCCAGCCCGCCGACCACGGAACGCTCTCGACCGACGACGGCAGCTACGAGGTCCGGGACGTCCAGGAACGCGAGGGCGTCGTCCTCCACCGGGTGGACGAGGAGCCCGAGAAGGGCGCGTTCGTCCGCGGGCGGATCGACCCCGAGCGCCGGCGCAGCCTGATGCGCCACCACACCGCGACCCACATCGTCGGCCACGCCACCCGCGAGGTGCTCGGCGAGCACATCCGCCAGGCCGGCGCACAGAAGGGGACCGATAGCGCCCGGCTCGACGTGCGCCACTACGACCGGGTCGGCCGCGAACAGGTGATCGAGATCGAGCGGGTCGCCAACGAGCTGGTGACCGACGACGTCTCGGTGACCGAGGAGTGGCCCCACCGCAACGAGGCCGAGGCCGAACACGGCTTCGACCTCTATCAGGGCGGGATCCCGCCGGGCGAGCGCATCCGGCTGATCCACGTCGCCGAGGACGTCCAGGCCTGCGGGGGCACCCACGTCTCCCGTACCGGCGAGATCGGCGCGATCAAGGTGCTCTCGACCGAGCGGGTCCAGGACGGGGTCGAGCGCCTGACCTTCGCGGCGGGCGACGCGGCGATCCGCGCGACCCAGCGCACCGAGGACGCCCTCTACGAGGCCGCCGAGGTCCTCGACGTCTCGCCCGAGGAGGTGCCCGACACCGCGGAACGGTTCTTCGAGGAGTGGAAGGCGCGCGGGAAGGAGATCGAGGCGCTCACCGAGGAGCTCGCCGAGCTGCGCGCCGGCGAGGGCGAGGAGGTCGACGTCGGCGGGGCGACCGCGGTGATCCAGCGCATGGACGCCGACAGCGAC